One region of Deinococcus aerius genomic DNA includes:
- a CDS encoding glycoside hydrolase family 3 protein has product MTHPLSQEHRALIERLLGEMTLGEKIGQMTQAEKNSVRRGDVARLGLGSVLSGGGGSPKPNTPEAWRAMVGEFIRESLASPVGIPLLYGVDAVHGHNNVLGATIFPHNIGLGATRDPALVRRIGRATALEVAATNVRWDFAPAVSIPQDLRWGRTYEGYSQDPALVTELATAYVEGLRGDRWDSPTSVLPSVKHYVADGATAFGTSKRVNELGMMFDQTLALARTGESLTKLRRLGAWQIDQGDSPIDEATLRAIHLPPYGAAIEAGALNVMASYSSWRGLRMHAHRYLLSGVLKGELGFQGFVVSDWEAIDQIHPGDYPRCVADAVNAGVDMVMVPFDPERFIRTLRAEVEAGRVSGARIDDAVRRILTAKAALGLFERPYTDEALLSLVGCPEHRALAREAVRKSLVLLKNEGNVLPLSPDLPALLVAGEAADDLGAQCGGWTITWMGGHGAVTPGTTILEGLRRQFGHPARVHFVPDGDTNSRYPVGLAVLAEEPYAEGMGDRRELRLTPKHLALLARVRRQCDRLVVVLLSGRPLVVTEQVPGWDAFVAAWLPGTEGDGVAEVLCGAAPFTGRLGFAWPLSQADLARTPTSRTLWQIGAGLTPASREPTPLSPTP; this is encoded by the coding sequence ATGACCCACCCCCTGAGCCAAGAGCACCGTGCCCTGATCGAGCGCCTCCTCGGCGAGATGACGCTGGGCGAGAAGATCGGGCAGATGACCCAGGCCGAGAAGAACAGCGTGCGGCGCGGCGACGTGGCCCGGTTGGGCCTGGGCTCGGTGCTCAGCGGGGGCGGGGGGAGCCCGAAGCCGAACACGCCGGAAGCGTGGCGCGCGATGGTCGGGGAGTTCATCCGCGAGTCGCTGGCCTCGCCGGTGGGGATTCCGCTGCTCTATGGGGTGGACGCCGTTCACGGGCACAACAACGTTCTCGGGGCGACCATCTTCCCGCACAACATCGGGCTGGGGGCGACCCGGGACCCTGCCCTCGTGCGCCGCATCGGCCGGGCGACGGCGCTGGAGGTCGCGGCCACGAATGTCCGCTGGGACTTCGCCCCGGCGGTCAGCATTCCGCAGGACCTGCGCTGGGGCCGCACCTACGAGGGCTACAGCCAAGACCCGGCGCTCGTGACCGAACTCGCCACCGCCTACGTCGAGGGGCTGCGCGGTGATCGCTGGGACAGCCCGACCTCGGTGCTTCCCAGCGTCAAGCATTACGTGGCGGACGGGGCGACCGCCTTCGGCACCTCCAAGCGGGTGAACGAGCTGGGGATGATGTTCGACCAGACGCTCGCCCTGGCCCGGACGGGGGAGAGCCTGACCAAGCTGCGGCGGCTGGGTGCCTGGCAGATCGACCAGGGGGACAGCCCGATCGACGAGGCGACCCTGCGCGCTATTCACCTCCCGCCGTACGGGGCCGCTATCGAGGCGGGGGCGCTCAACGTCATGGCGTCCTACAGCTCCTGGCGGGGGCTCAGGATGCACGCTCACCGCTACCTGCTGAGTGGCGTGCTCAAGGGCGAGCTGGGGTTCCAGGGCTTCGTGGTCTCCGACTGGGAGGCCATCGACCAGATCCACCCCGGCGACTACCCCCGCTGCGTGGCCGACGCGGTCAATGCGGGCGTGGATATGGTGATGGTGCCCTTCGACCCCGAACGCTTCATCCGCACCCTGCGCGCGGAGGTGGAGGCCGGGCGGGTGAGCGGGGCCCGCATCGACGACGCCGTGCGCCGCATCCTGACCGCCAAGGCGGCGCTGGGCCTCTTCGAGCGGCCCTATACCGACGAGGCGCTGCTCTCCCTGGTCGGCTGCCCCGAACACCGCGCCCTCGCCCGGGAGGCCGTTCGCAAGTCCCTGGTCCTCCTCAAGAACGAGGGGAACGTCCTCCCCCTGTCCCCGGACCTGCCCGCCCTGCTCGTCGCGGGGGAGGCGGCGGACGACCTCGGCGCGCAGTGCGGCGGCTGGACGATCACCTGGATGGGCGGGCACGGCGCGGTCACGCCCGGCACCACCATCCTGGAGGGCCTGCGCCGCCAGTTCGGTCACCCCGCCCGGGTTCACTTCGTCCCCGATGGAGACACGAACAGCCGCTACCCGGTCGGCCTGGCCGTCCTTGCCGAGGAACCATACGCCGAGGGCATGGGGGACCGCCGGGAACTGCGGCTGACCCCGAAGCACCTCGCGCTCCTCGCCCGCGTCCGGCGGCAGTGTGACCGGCTGGTGGTCGTGCTCCTCTCCGGCCGCCCCCTGGTGGTCACCGAGCAGGTGCCCGGGTGGGACGCCTTTGTCGCCGCCTGGCTCCCCGGCACCGAGGGGGACGGCGTGGCCGAGGTGCTGTGCGGCGCCGCGCCCTTCACCGGTCGCCTGGGCTTCGCCTGGCCGCTCTCGCAGGCGGACCTCGCCCGCACGCCGACGAGCCGGACCCTCTGGCAGATTGGGGCGGGGCTCACCCCGGCGTCCCGGGAGCCGACCCCCCTCTCCCCAACCCCTTAG